The following proteins are encoded in a genomic region of Primulina huaijiensis isolate GDHJ02 chromosome 3, ASM1229523v2, whole genome shotgun sequence:
- the LOC140974230 gene encoding probable Histone-lysine N-methyltransferase ATXR5 isoform X1, translated as MAPSSIPSAPGSHPQLGAAGLAKGTKYRSLKEIMKVAKRVVVAENGEECGGGNYYSRVACEQCGSGERDDELMLCDSCDRGYHMLCVRPIVARIPMGPWFCPACSDDNNRPLKSFTQKKIVEFFRIQKCGELTGKCASPQDAKRRRRRSLVFHKKRRRLLPYISSEDPVRRLLQMRSLASALTALCMEFSNELTYTPGMATKLANQAIFEDGGMQVLAKEDIETLELCKAMYGRGECPPLIVTFDSCEGYTVEADGPVKDMTFLAEYTGDVDYIKNREQDDCDSMMTLLLATDPSKSLVVCPDKRGNISRFINGINNYTPEGRKKQNVKCVRYSVNGECRVLLVATRDILKGERLYYDYNGYEQEYPTHNFV; from the exons ATGGCGCCGTCATCAATCCCCTCGGCTCCCGGGAGCCACCCGCAGCTCGGAGCCGCCGGGCTAGCTAAGGGGACGAAGTACAGGTCATTGAAGGAGATCATGAAGGTAGCCAAGCGTGTGGTGGTGGCGGAGAATGGCGAGGAATGTGGCGGCGGTAATTATTACAGCCGAGTGGCTTGCGAGCAATGCGGTTCCGGTGAGCGAGATGATGAGCTGATGTTGTGCGATAGTTGTGACAGAGGGTATCACATGCTCTGCGTCCGCCCGATCGTGGCCCGAATCCCTATGGGGCCGTGGTTCTGTCCCGCCTGCTCCGATGACAACAATCGCCCGCTTAAAA GTTTTACGCAGAAGAAGATTGTTGAATTTTTTAGGATTCAGAAATGTGGGGAATTGACAGGGAAATGTGCCTCTCCTCAag ATGCTAAAAGGCGCCGAAGACGTTCTTTAGTGTTCCACAAGAAGCGTAGGAGACTGTTGCCATATATTTCGTCAGAAGATCCTGTAAGAAGGCTACTTCAGATGAGATCTCTTGCCTCGGCTTTGACCGCACTGTGCATGGAATTCAGCAATGAGCTTACTTACACCCCTGGCATGGCGACTAAATTAGCTAATCAAGCTATATTTGAAGATGGTGGCATGCAG GTGCTTGCCAAAGAAGACATTGAGACATTAGAGTTGTGTAAGGCTATGTATGGTAGAGGCGAATGCCCCCCTCTTATTGTGACATTTGATTCGTGTGAAGG TTATACGGTAGAAGCCGACGGTCCTGTAAAAGATATGACATTTCTTGCAGAGTATACAGGGGACGTGGATTACATTAAGAATCGGGAGCAAGATGATTGTGATAGCATGATGACTCTTCTTTTAGCAACTGATCCATCTAAAAGCCTCGTTGTCTGTCCAGATAAGCGTGGAAATATTTCTCGCTTTATCAATGGCATAAACAATTACACGCC GGAGGGCAGAAAGAAGCAGAATGTTAAATGCGTGAGATACAGTGTCAATGGTGAATGCCGAGTGCTTCTTGTTGCAACTCGTGATATTTTGAAAGGGGAGAGGCTATATTACGACTATAATGGATATGAACAGGAGTACCCAACCCATAATTTTGTCTAG
- the LOC140974230 gene encoding probable Histone-lysine N-methyltransferase ATXR5 isoform X2, whose amino-acid sequence MAPSSIPSAPGSHPQLGAAGLAKGTKYRSLKEIMKVAKRVVVAENGEECGGGNYYSRVACEQCGSGERDDELMLCDSCDRGYHMLCVRPIVARIPMGPWFCPACSDDNNRPLKSFTQKKIVEFFRIQKCGELTGKCASPQDAKRRRRRSLVFHKKRRRLLPYISSEDPVRRLLQMRSLASALTALCMEFSNELTYTPGMATKLANQAIFEDGGMQVLAKEDIETLELCKAMYGRGECPPLIVTFDSCEGYTVEADGPVKDMTFLAEYTGDVDYIKNREQDDCDSMMTLLLATDPSKSLVVCPDKRGNISRFINGINNYTPDNSIWHHVWKAEAR is encoded by the exons ATGGCGCCGTCATCAATCCCCTCGGCTCCCGGGAGCCACCCGCAGCTCGGAGCCGCCGGGCTAGCTAAGGGGACGAAGTACAGGTCATTGAAGGAGATCATGAAGGTAGCCAAGCGTGTGGTGGTGGCGGAGAATGGCGAGGAATGTGGCGGCGGTAATTATTACAGCCGAGTGGCTTGCGAGCAATGCGGTTCCGGTGAGCGAGATGATGAGCTGATGTTGTGCGATAGTTGTGACAGAGGGTATCACATGCTCTGCGTCCGCCCGATCGTGGCCCGAATCCCTATGGGGCCGTGGTTCTGTCCCGCCTGCTCCGATGACAACAATCGCCCGCTTAAAA GTTTTACGCAGAAGAAGATTGTTGAATTTTTTAGGATTCAGAAATGTGGGGAATTGACAGGGAAATGTGCCTCTCCTCAag ATGCTAAAAGGCGCCGAAGACGTTCTTTAGTGTTCCACAAGAAGCGTAGGAGACTGTTGCCATATATTTCGTCAGAAGATCCTGTAAGAAGGCTACTTCAGATGAGATCTCTTGCCTCGGCTTTGACCGCACTGTGCATGGAATTCAGCAATGAGCTTACTTACACCCCTGGCATGGCGACTAAATTAGCTAATCAAGCTATATTTGAAGATGGTGGCATGCAG GTGCTTGCCAAAGAAGACATTGAGACATTAGAGTTGTGTAAGGCTATGTATGGTAGAGGCGAATGCCCCCCTCTTATTGTGACATTTGATTCGTGTGAAGG TTATACGGTAGAAGCCGACGGTCCTGTAAAAGATATGACATTTCTTGCAGAGTATACAGGGGACGTGGATTACATTAAGAATCGGGAGCAAGATGATTGTGATAGCATGATGACTCTTCTTTTAGCAACTGATCCATCTAAAAGCCTCGTTGTCTGTCCAGATAAGCGTGGAAATATTTCTCGCTTTATCAATGGCATAAACAATTACACGCC TGATAATTCCATTTGGCACCATGTTTGGAAAGCTGAAGCTCGTTAG